One genomic region from Oryzias melastigma strain HK-1 linkage group LG19, ASM292280v2, whole genome shotgun sequence encodes:
- the LOC112154425 gene encoding microtubule-associated protein tau isoform X2, with translation MSSLICFPKQMSEAWQGERGGEGGPLGSDSMAASVSVDPGNQADGDSFGVSEDLGCTSEVRGVTEADRGSDSQRDAAERLAEPSLIRSTAVEDLTSIGDIKEEDAPEAPPILSLAQSGFDSSSAGLCRGNSSESLDPCANLPCDPGAENSHDSWQHRAGYSEPSDDSEGRAPGAAQLHKPPSTRKSLVPVAVSKAQGKTENEVKTQTATSPVSSPKRPSVVTRGSKAHASTRNGHSSIPVKTGSSGLAQASPGGAKSQVRGAKPPTKPDARSGQSSPGTPKSPASQALSAAEANKVKKVAVVRSTPKSPGSLKSRSPAPLAAAAPMPDLKNVRSKIGSTDNIKHQPGGGKVQILEQKIDLSNVQAKCGSKDNIKHVPGGGKVQILDKKLDLSSVQARCGSKDNIKHTPGGGKVQILDKKLDLSSVQSRCGSKDNIGHVPGGGNVQIVHKKIDLSTVTSKCGSKANIHHKPGGGNIEIKNEKLEFKVQSKIGSLDNIKHVPGGGAKRREKDAEGSVSDSFSIPSPVTTPPQSPQTVPSAPITPILTHPLIKIEDSHRVPQADLP, from the exons ATGTCATCTTTAATCTGCTTTCCCAAACAAATGAGTGAGGCCTGGCAGGGGGAgcggggaggggaggggggtccACTGGGATCCGACTCCATGGCAGCTTCTGTATCTGTGGACCCAGGAAACCAGGCAGATGGGGATTCTTTTGGGGTTTCTGAAGACCTGGGCTGCAcgtcagaggtcagaggggtCACGGAGGCCGACAGGGGGAGTGATTCTCAGAGGGATGCAGCAGAACGTTTGGCAGAGCCGTCTCTGATCCGCAGCACCGCTGTGGAGGACCTAACATCCATCGGCGACATTAAAGAGGAGGACGCTccagaagctcctcccatccTCAGTTTAGCACAATCAGGCTTTGACTCAAGTTCTGCAGGCCTCTGCAGAGGGAACTCATCTGAAAGCCTCGACCCGTGTGCCAACTTACCATGTGACCCCGGGGCTGAAAACAGCCATGACTCATGGCAGCACAGGGCCGGCTATTCAGAGCCTTCTGATGACTCAGAGGGGAGGGCCCCCGGCGCCGCTCAGCTCCACAAACCCCCATCAACCCGAAAGTCTTTGGTGCCGGTCGCTGTTTCCAAAG ctcaagggaaaacagaaaatgaagttAAG ACCCAAACTGCCACCTCACCAGTCTCCTCCCCCAAAAGACCATCTGTAGTAACCAGGGGCTCCAAAGCTCATGCCTCCACCCGAAACGGCCACAGCTCCATCCCCGTTAAAACCGGCAGCTCGGGGCTCGCGCAGGCC AGTCCTGGAGGAGCAAAGTCTCAAGTCCGAGGAGCCAAACCTCCAACCAAACCAG ATGCCAGGAGTGGACAGAGCAGCCCTGGTACTCCCAAATCGCCCGCTAGTCAAGCCCTCTCCGCGGCGGAGGCCAACAAAGTCAAGAAGGTTGCAGTTGTGCGCTCCACCCCAAAGTCTCCAGGCTCGTTGAAGAGCCGCTCGCCGGCTCCTCTGGCTGCCGCGGCGCCCATGCCCGACCTGAAGAACGTCAGGTCCAAGATTGGTTCCACAGACAACATCAAGCACCAGCCTGGAGGTGGAAAG gttCAAATCCTGGAGCAGAAGATTGACTTAAGTAACGTGCAGGCGAAGTGTGGCTCCAAAGACAATATCAAACATGTACCCGGAGGAGGCAAA gTCCAAATCCTCGACAAGAAGCTGGACCTATCGAGTGTTCAGGCCCGCTGTGGCTCTAAAGACAACATCAAGCACACACCTGGAGGAGGAAAG GTTCAAATTCTTGATAAGAAGCTGGACTTGAGCAGTGTGCAGTCCCGGTGCGGCTCCAAAGATAATATAGGTCATGTTCCAGGTGGTGGCAAT GTTCAGATCGTCCACAAAAAGATCGACTTGAGCACCGTGACATCAAAGTGTGGATCCAAAGCCAACATTCACCACAAGCCAG GTGGTGGAAACATTGAGATTAAAAACGAGAAGCTGGAGTTTAAGGTTCAGTCGAAAATCGGCTCCCTGGACAACATCAAACACGTTCCTGGAGGCGGGGCTAAACGG AGGGAGAAGGACGCAGAGGGGAGCGTCTCAGACAGCTTCTCCATCCCCTCCCCCGTCACCACCCCCCCTCAGTCACCTCAGACTGTCCCTTCAGCACCCATCACACCCATCCTGACGCACCCCCTCATAAAGATTGAGGACTCCC ATCGAGTCC